Proteins from a single region of Cyanobacteria bacterium GSL.Bin1:
- a CDS encoding DUF4351 domain-containing protein, which yields MLLGSILNKLPRLSREEIAEALLDFATVADLESWLQQSNV from the coding sequence ATTTTACTCGGCAGTATTTTAAATAAGTTACCTCGTTTAAGTCGGGAGGAGATTGCAGAGGCGCTTTTAGATTTTGCGACGGTTGCTGATTTGGAAAGTTGGTTACAACAATCAAATGTTTAG